One window from the genome of Eucalyptus grandis isolate ANBG69807.140 chromosome 7, ASM1654582v1, whole genome shotgun sequence encodes:
- the LOC120296033 gene encoding glutamic acid-rich protein-like → MGEEKEDDLAISTLTLRNLQGYPDSEETKEKEGEQVKEEVEQKDEDEGDAEKLAENENEDEDSEGDTDAIPILDDTEEDRENAALEGEDIKQEKRSSTGKGKVQEEEVSSQLEGTKIGGDHEKTHAPTANDGISRSLADAEDVFDSHFPEVEVEEETLNQDKQQIASVQVDVPSLPDTP, encoded by the coding sequence ATGGGCGAAGAAAAGGAGGATGATCTGGCAATTTCTACGCTCACCTTGCGAAATCTTCAAGGTTATCCTGATtctgaagaaacaaaagaaaaagaaggtgaaCAAGTAAAGGAAGAAGTTGAAcaaaaagatgaagatgaaggtgaTGCTGAAAAATTAGCAGAGAAtgagaatgaagatgaagattctGAAGGAGATACTGATGCAATACCAATATTGGATGACACTGAAGAGGACAGGGAAAATGCTGCATTGGAAGGAGAAGacattaaacaagaaaagagatctAGCACTGGAAAGGGAAAGgtacaagaagaagaagtctcatCTCAACTTGAAGGTACCAAAATAGGGGGAGACCATGAAAAAACTCATGCACCCACTGCTAATGATGGCATTAGTCGATCTCTTGCAGATGCTGAAGATGTCTTTGATTCTCATTTCCCTGAAGttgaggttgaagaagaaactcTGAATCAGGACAAGCAACAAATTGCAAGCGTTCAAGTTGATGTTCCTTCACTTCCGGATACTCCATAG
- the LOC104453222 gene encoding probable carboxylesterase 2 yields MDAGASEVARDFRPFFRVYKDGRVEKYKLFEQIKPLPAGLDPETGIETKDIVLSPETGVSARIFVRKTDGGPDRKLPLLIHYHGGGFCAGSPFDTASNGFLSTMVTRANVVAISVDYRLAPENPLPIAYEDSFEALKWIAGHSEGSGPEPWLNQYADLERVFIVGESAGANIGQYVAARAGAAGLVGVGIKGMLIVHPFFGGKEVDEMYKFMCPTSSGLNDDPKLNPAVDPDLPKTVCEKVLVCVAEKDWLRNRGVKYYEALCGSGWKGKAELVEAKDEGHCFHLFSKNERAEELIKKMVDFITTD; encoded by the exons atggacgcCGGCGCTTCGGAGGTGGCCCGAGATTTCCGACCCTTCTTCAGGGTCTACAAGGACGGACGCGTGGAGAAGTACAAGCTGTTCGAGCAGATCAAGCCCCTCCCCGCCGGGCTCGACCCGGAGACGGGGATCGAGACCAAGGACATCGTCCTCTCGCCTGAGACTGGCGTGTCGGCCCGGATTTTCGTCCGCAAGACCGACGGCGGCCCGGATCGGAAACTGCCCCTCCTCATCCACTACCACGGCGGCGGGTTCTGCGCGGGGTCGCCCTTCGACACGGCATCGAACGGTTTCCTCTCCACGATGGTGACTCGGGCCAATGTCGTTGCAATCTCCGTCGACTACAG GTTGGCCCCGGAGAACCCGTTGCCCATTGCATACGAGGACTCGTTCGAAGCCCTAAAGTGGATCGCGGGCCACTCGGAGGGATCGGGCCCGGAACCGTGGCTGAACCAGTATGCAGATCTCGAGCGGGTCTTCATAGTTGGGGAGAGCGCCGGAGCCAACATAGGCCAGTACGTGGCGGCCCGAGCCGGCGCGGCCGGATTGGTGGGCGTCGGGATCAAGGGCATGCTGATAGTGCACCCGTTCTTCGGAGGCAAAGAGGTCGACGAGATGTACAAGTTCATGTGCCCGACGAGCTCCGGGCTCAACGATGACCCGAAGCTGAACCCGGCCGTTGACCCGGACCTGCCCAAGACGGTGTGCGAGAAGGTGCTGGTGTGCGTGGCGGAGAAGGATTGGCTGAGGAATAGAGGGGTGAAGTACTATGAGGCACTGTGCGGGAGCGGGTGGAAGGGGAAAGCGGAGCTTGTGGAGGCCAAGGATGAGGGACATTGCTTCCATCTGTTTAGCAAGAATGAGAGGGCTGAGGAGCTGATCAAGAAGATGGTTGATTTCATCACCACGGATTAG